The following are from one region of the Entelurus aequoreus isolate RoL-2023_Sb linkage group LG17, RoL_Eaeq_v1.1, whole genome shotgun sequence genome:
- the smim15 gene encoding small integral membrane protein 15 codes for MIDVRAWADYVVEWAAKDPYGFLTTVILALTPLFIASAVLSWKLAKMIEARDKEQKRKQRRQENLAKVKRN; via the coding sequence ATGATCGACGTCAGAGCATGGGCAGATTACGTGGTGGAGTGGGCTGCCAAAGACCCCTACGGCTTCCTGACCACCGTCATCCTGGCCCTCACGCCCCTTTTCATCGCCAGCGCCGTGTTGTCGTGGAAACTGGCCAAGATGATCGAGGCGAGGGACAAGGAGCAGAAGAGGAAGCAGAGACGCCAGGAGAACCTGGCCAAGGTGAAGAGGAACTAG